The Equus asinus isolate D_3611 breed Donkey chromosome 1, EquAss-T2T_v2, whole genome shotgun sequence genome segment CTCTGCCATGCATTTAGTCCAGTGTTATTTtcttactcccattttatagatgaggaaacaggctttaAAAGTTAACTTCCTCTGTTTTCCCCACCTCAGCAAAAGACACTTTACCTCAGATGCCCAAGACTTAATCCCCAGGGTATTTTTTACTTGGCTTCCTCCACTTCCAGTACATCAGCAAGCTCTGTTGACTCTATGCTCCTAAATAAATCTCAGATCTATCCAATTGTCTTTGTTTTCACTGCAGTCATCCTAGTCTGTGGTACCCAACTCTCTGGACTCCTGTAATACACACTTCTAACTAGCCTCCCTACTTCTACTTGTACCTTCCTCCAATTCATTCTCCACAGCTgccagtgatctttttaaaatgtaaaccaaATGTCTCTACTTAGAACCCTTCAAAGGCTCTGTATTGCACAATGAATAAAATCCAGCTTACCCGAAAAATCCTGTAGACTGTTCTACCTCTCCAACCTTGTTTTTCAACCATCCTCCCCCAGCTCACTACCTTGCAGCTCTAAAGACCTTTCGCCTCCTTGAACACTCAGCAGGTATCCTTgcttcctttgcttttctctgtctggAACTCTCCCACCAGATTCTCAGAAGACTTTCAGATCTCAGAGTGTCACCTCCAAAAGATCATTCCTGGCTAATTTCTTCCACCCTCCACACCTCGTCACTAAGTAGACATTAAATGAATAAAGTAGCAGAATTAGGCTCTTAACTTTCATCTATCTGATTCAAGAGGTCATGGAACCACGTAATATTTTCTTGGATAAAAGCAGATTAATTATAAAACCATATTTCCCAAATTATTTAGGTACATTTTGGCTTGGTCATTGGAAAGCACTCAATTATGAACTAGTTAAAAAACATAGAATTAGCCTTTTACGATCTGCTTCAGCTTCTTTTTGTGTAAAAGGTGGTACTTATTCATTTTACTTTGCATCAATATTACGGAGATAAAAAAGTACATTACATACATTTCACATTTAAAACTAAATCTACACTTAGCATCCAGATTTTGAAATCAGTAAGAGGACCCAGAGTTACCTGGAGCAAAGACTGAATCTATGGCTAGAACAGggaaatacaagatgagcctggagcatcttgtagtgctaGAAAGTAAGGAATgctccaaaaacaaaataatggaaGTATGTCAGATGGATGCAAATTTACAATTTTACAATGGCAAAGGGTGAAACAGTTTGAGCAACAACATATataagtagtattggattataacccaaagtctGTGAGTCTATActctttctttatacttttctctcACTTCCCAGGTGAgatagtggaaagagcactgaatTTACAGTCAAGAAGAGTGATCTGTCTCTCTTCACTACTTGTCAaatcttgggcaagtgacttagctgagcttcagtgtcctcatttgtaaaaataagGTAAAACCTCTCCATCCTACTTCGAAAAGTTGTGAAGACCAAGTGTTTGGAAACTTCTAAACATTTATAAGGTATTTCAGTCATTAGCTCTAGATTTAAAGAATTGTCCATGTTCAAAGAATGGTGTTGAATGAAAGAGGGTCTGTAGGACATTCTCCCAGTAACTGGGTTCCAAAGACTTGAGCAGAAGGAgaatgcttttgaaaaaaattaagagtttcTGAAGTACAGTTTCAGGCCTCTTCTTTCTAGGCagctaaacaaagaaaaaggtgTGTCATAGGTGGCTTCTACTCTTTTTTCCTGTCAGATAAGATGTGGTCATATGTAAATCATACTTAATTTTTCACTCTTCACAGTGGAAGAGAACCACTCAAAATAATTTGTTCTAGAGTTAGGGTTAATTTGGGGGTTagagtttgtgtgttttttatttactttttatgccTTTGAACTCTTAGTTTTTAAGGATAAGGTAGGGTTGACTGCGGTCcttgagcacatactatgtgtCTTTCACTGTGTTAAACATTGGGAATTTAAAGAGTCTCTACGTACAAGGTTACTTTCTATCAAGGTGTCTTTTCATACTTTGACTTGAAAGGTTTTGCTCTAAGAAAAATGGTAGAGTTAATATGGACAGAATACCAATATTTAGTCCAGACTAAACCTACTGACTGTTACATACATTTACTTATGGGATAAATTGGTACCTACCCATGATTGGCTTGCAGGGGGGATAGTAGATGGAAGGGGTACATGTGAAGCATATGAAGTCCATACTTATCCTGGCATTCAGAACTTTCTGAGGTTTTCCTTACCTCATGTCATCCTCACTGTTCCCCTGTTCATATACTCTGCCTTCAGTAACGCTAAGCAGTTTTCCTGAACCTGTATACTATATTCCTTCCCAGAATTATGCCTTGTTCAAGTTATCCTTCAGTGAATGCACTTCCCAGCCTCTACTGCCTGACAACATCCTAATCAGCCTTGAAGCAGTGGTTCTCATCTGAGGAATGGGAAAGATTTTGCTGCCACTGCCTTCCCCCTACTCCCAACATTTGGCAATAACTGGTGAATGCAGCCATTTTTTGTCTTCCTGCCTAAGGAATAGGGGCTGCTAATGGCATCAAATGGTAAAGACTGCtgaacatcctataatgcacaggacagcccccaacaacaaagaattttctAGTTGAAAATGTCAGTGCAAAGACTGAGCAACCctgctttaaaagatatttttaaatgctgcCTGATCCATTATATCTTAATTAATTTCTTAGGCCCTGAGAGTGGAAGTGATGATATAACCCTAAGCAAGTCTTTGGCTTTTTtgaaacttaaatttaaatcagTAACTGAATTCTAATGAATTATATCCAGAAATAATTGCATGATTTGTTAATAGTATCATAACTTGTTTTTCCCTTTAATGCTACTTATCATAAATAGCAAGTACATTATCTTCTCCAATTCTTTAAAACAACCAAACAGTCATTTCACACCCACTGCCCTATCACCCTCACATTCTTACATCTGGTCTTATACTTTTGGGAGTGTCATTCTTATTTACCAAATTTTACTTAGGATTAGTAACTCAACTGTTGATTCTTCTGGTTCTTTGATTAATTATTCATGAGAAATCTTTGTTCAGCAATTAAAGATAGTAGAGCTTCTGGCACGTATTAGGCAAGATATAGGGAGATGTCTCTGCACTTGAGTTTATTATTCCGTAGGGTAGACAAACACTTGAAATATATCAGATTGTCCCCCAGAGCATCGATCAGAATAAAACTTAGAGATGAAAGTCGTGGGAGTTCAAGTAGACTTTAACTTATGGGTGCATAAATTTATTGCTTTTTCAGCCCTTTCTCCGAGCTACCCATAGATTTCTTGGTTAATTATCGTAAGGCTTATAATAATTGATAATGTTTAAATTATatacaaatgttttatttgttaCTTTTATCAAAACTATTTTGACCCTTTCacattcccctcccccactggtCTTAACCATTTTTGCTGTCAGTGGTTTGGGTTGTATGCTTAAGTCAAAGCTCACTCTAACACCATTGCAAGTCCAGGGTATAAACACTTGATTCCAGAAGCATTTGTGATTGCTGTGAGCGTATTTTGACCTCAGACCACACTCTTAATGCATCCCATTGCTTTATTTGTTCCATAAgcacagatatttattaaatagtcCCTTTTTCCACTATTTTTTATTCAGTCAGGTATAAACTGTAAAAGTCAAATGTTATACAAGTCTAAAAGCAGTCTCTTCAGAAGTACCAGATGTATGTACTTACAAGATTTAAGTAATGTTTCCTAGTATTATTGTCACATCTCAATAATTAAACTTGGGTAATGTCACAGCTACATGGGCAATACATAGTGCTGAGAGAATGTGAAGTAATTAAGTCTGTATATGCCAATTTAAGAAGTGGGGATGTGTGGAAATTTTGCTAttggaaagtaaatattttatgttcttttcatAGGTTATAAAGAAGAAAGTTCTGCTCTTTCTGTCAGAATGAAGTGTGATTTTAACTGTAACTGTGTTCATTCTGGACTTAAATTGGTAAAACCTGATGACGGTGGAAGAGCAGGTTCCTACACTCCTGCATATTGGGAAGGTTCTTGTAAAGACTGCATTAAAGACTATGAAACGTTGTCATATCTTGGGTCACCAATTGTGAGCCCCAGAATCGTAGAActtgaacaaacagaaaacaagccCCTGCATAACAAGGAAAATCAACATGTGCAGCAATCACTTAACAGttcaaatgaaatagaagaactagagacTACTGGACTTTATGAAGACAGTGGCTATTCATCATTTTCCCAACCAAGTGGCCTCAGTGAACATGAAGAGGGTAGCCTTCCCCTCGAGGAAAATTCCAGTGACAGCCCACAATCTTGCCTGCTACAGACGCAAAACCCAGACCAGTATCCCAACAAACACTTTCTGCCAGCTCTTCATTTTGCAAAATTGGTTTgttcaacattaaaaaagaatgccAAACGAAATCCTAAAATAGATCGAGAGAAGTTGAAGGAATTTATATCCAGTGGAAGTTTTAGACTACAGAATATAATTGGCAGGAAAATGGGACTAGAATATGTAGATATTCTCAGTGAACTCTTTCGAAGGGATCTCAGACATgtcttagcaaatattttaaCGCAGCTGAATGATATGGACTTAATCAGGTAAGTATTGCTGCTTTGAATGTATTGTTACAATCCACTGAACATTTTTGCTAGATGACTCAGCACCACCAGCTTGTGCAGACATAGTAGGATAGTCTTTTACATTGGTTGACTGAGGTGATGACTTTTGCCTCATTGCTAGTATTTTACTACCTCTGTGCCACTAAGGCGAAAGATAATTGTAAAAGTATGCATTTTAATCCAGTCACTTCAAATTTAACATTTATGCTATTAGAAAACTGCTTATCTCTTAGATTGGGGTCTTTGTTCCTTTTAGTTCTGAAATTTCTGATATGTAAGCTACGTCCTTCAGGCTTAACTGTAAAAGATCCGCCTAGTTCTAGTCTACAGGTCCAATAAGCGTTATGACTTTTGTCACGCCTGAAAGTATGAAATAATTTCTGTTCTTGGGCCATGTTCAATGTAGGGCTCTCCTAGGTTTGACAGTGATGAAAATACAGAGACCCACAAACAGATCTGCTTGTGACTATTTTTCCCAGTGTTACTTTACACTGGTCTGTATGAAATATAGCTAAAGTAAAACAGATATAATTATTGACTTTTAGTGTTGGCTAGACTCTTGAGGGATAATATCAACAGGTTCTACTTTTTCTGTTaacaatggattttttaaaattgatttctgCCAATAGTGTGCCCTGGAGTATTTTGAAATTTGTCTACAACTTTTACTAAATAACTAATGTGGTACCATATATACAGTGGTGGCTGCTTATTGATGTTTGCAGATATTGTGAAAAAATGAAGTACAGAGCAGTGGTTCTAAGCCTGGATGCACTTAGAATTACTTGATggggaggttttaaaaaaatacagaaccCTGGCCTCCATTTTAGACCAATTAAACCCAAATGAGTAGGCAGCGGGCATCCTTAAATCTTAAATGCCTCAGGCAATTCTAATGTATAaccaagtttgagaagcactgctgaTAGAAAGTTCTTTTTGCATGGCTGATgtttccatagtatactcatcTTAGCTTTTTGTGATGttttaattgtttcctttataatcctttGCTTTTCCAGTGTATCTAAAGTGAGCACAACTTGGAAGAAGATTCTAGAAGATGATAAGGGGGCAATGCAGTTGTACAATAAAGCAATACAAAGAGTTTCTGTAAGTCTTTgcatttgatgtttttattttaaaatataactgctAGTACTCTTTACctttagaaatagaagggaaaattAGGAAAGATAACAGGTAATTTGGaaatccttctttccttttacaaAGCTTTTCAGCCTTTCATTGTCATTTATTTCATGGGTTTTCCCTAGAAATGCAATGTCCAAAACTAACGAAGGGAAAGTTAATCAGTTCTCAGATAGTGAGTCGACCATATAGGTAATCTTGGTTGCTGTTTGTGTGgttttttctcagtttccaggTAAATAGTAAATTATCAACATATTGAAGATTCCTAATGTAGAAGGGAGCTCACTTACTTTCCAAAATGCTTGCTGTCTCTGGAGATGTTTCTGAAAATCAAGATGAATACATGATTAAAAGTTGAGGCCTAAGTGTTGGGCAGACTTAGGTCCAGATTTTGGTGTTcctgcttactagctgtgtaactttaGATGGGTATTGCTTAAATTCTCCAAGCTGAGTTTCTTTATCAGTAAGCTGGTGTTAATGGAAAATTTTCTAATCTAAAAGGGTTTTTGAATCCATTCGTGACACTGAGGTGATACTTAAACATGACTATTGCCATCTACTGGTGGTGGGAAGAATGACCTTTTGTTCTGACAGTAGTACTTAATAAATTATGTATTAAATGTTGTATAGACTAAGCATGTAAAGTGTTTCTCACAATTTCTGTCAATAACTTAGTTATTAGGCTTTAAATGTCTATGAATAgttgtgtgtggctgtgtggaaGCATGTGCAGGTAAATTGGATGTAGGGCTAAATCCTTTGCATTCTCATTTGCCCTTTTTTTccttggtggggaagattgtccctgagctaacatttatgccagtcttcctctattttgtttgtggggcaccaccacagcatggcatgatgagcggtgtgtgggtctgcacccaggatccaaactcgcgAACCCTGGACTGcaaaagtggagcacacaaacttaaccactacactaccaggacAGCCCCTCATTTGCCCTTTCTTACATGAATAATCATAGTAAATGCTTGATTGGGGAAAATATAGGAAAGTATTTTTAAGTCCtgttaaaacttttgtttttaattaggaaaagaaCATTAAATTTTCACCACAAGCTTCAACCAGAGAGTATGCTATGTTCAGAACTCCATTAGCTTCTGTTCAAAAATCAGCAGCCCAGACTCTCTCCAAAAAAGATGTTCAAACCAAGTTACCTGACCCAGATTATCAGAAAGATTCTACTTACAGTCGACACAACGAGTTCTCTGAGGTAATTTTTTGTTCATCAATAAATTAGAAACGTGGGGCATTTATTGTTAAAAAGGATTTAGagtaagaaatggagaaaaactttaaatttaattatagCATAATTAGAACTATTAGGAAATTATTGGAGATTTTATGTTGTCCGCTTTATTCTATTCAAAAATGTTGGAAGCCGTGAAACCATTTATAACTAACCAAAATAGGAAAGTAAACAGAAATGTCTTTCTATGCCAAAAATAATAGATGCCATTTGGCATTGTATGTGAAGGTTCAGTGACGTTAAGGTCTAATTTGGAAACactaagagaaaaatgaaaaaccttcccaattttaaattttcttataaaactgtTCATTAGTACATTTCACAATTGCTGCCTTTAATATCTGAGGAAGAGAGCTAAGCAGAAAAAGGCCAGCTTTCAGAAAATGAAGGCCACCTGTTAGATCTTCAAATCATTGGGTAATGTGTATTACAAGTTCTACTCACGTGGATAGTTTTgcaaacttaatttttaaagccATAGTCTTATCtaatattgaaataaaatgttgACTGTCTCATATGTtggtcaataaatataaattatgtatGATAAAATTTTCTGTCTTAAATGCTCATGATCTAATGACTAATAGAACATGTAAATTTATTCAAAAGCCATTTATTGAGCGTCTGCTATCTACCTGGTACTGCATAGATAAGAAAACATGGTAAGCTTAATAGTCTTATGATCTACAATGGAAGATGGCAACATAAAATAAATGCCATAAATATGATAggtgcttttttttggtgaggaagattggccctgtgctaacatcgagtgccagtcttcctctaatttttgtacgtaggacaccgccacagcatggcttgatgagcggtgtgtagctcTGTACCCAGGATGTGagcccatgaaccccaggcccctgaagcagaacatgctttACTTCTGCAGCCAACTCCTAAGTGACACTATGACACTAGTAAGACTTCACAGAAGGGGTGATTTAAGTTAGTCATTGATGTGTGAGTAGCATTCATGAAGTAAAAGCATGTTTCAAAGAACCACTAGGAAATAGCCACTGGACCAGTTCACAAGTGATGTTATTTCTCGTCCATTGAATATTGAGCTTGAGGGCAGGAGTTGTCTTATGTGTGATAATGGTGCTTCATACATGTACTGGGGAAGACGCAGAGGTGCCCTTCTTGTTTTTACTAAGTTACATTCTGTCCTTACTAAGATTTGtttatggattttcttttttctaggttGCCAAGACTTTGAAAAATAACGAAAGCCTCAAAGCCTGTGTCCGCTGTAATTCGCCTGCAAAATATGATTGCTATTTACAACGGGCAACCTGCAAACGAGAAGGCTGTGGATTTGATTATTGTACAAGGTGTCTGTGTAATTATCATAGCACCAAAGACTGTTCAAATGCCAAACCCGTAAAAGCTAGTCATAAAATGGGTCCTTTGCCTGGAACtaaaaaaagcaagaagaatTTACGACGATTGTGATCTCTTATTAAATCAATTGTAACTGGTCACGAAGGTTAATTAGAAAGTGTtaggttttaatttaaaaaataaaaataaatgtattgtgAGTTTTAATTGTCTGTTAAAATCAATACAGTACGTGGGACTTTTCCCCCAGTGAATAAAGAGGATACACaacctcttaaaatattttacaatttagtgtgaaaaagtttaaaatttctcagtataaatcagaaaatttaaatattttaaggaaaaacgAAAACTGGTTAGTTATCTGATATTTGTAATTCagaggtaaaataaaatagattcacTTTTATGGTAAAGAAAGGCCATGTAATTTTACCTAGACAATCTTAACTGTAAATTTTGTTTACCATCTATTAGCATTTGAGACATTTTATTTGCCTTACCAACTGAAATACCAGCTTCTGGAAtcttaatttaaatgttttgtcACCTTTCTTAAACCTCTTTTTCAATACGTATATTTCCAAAAAAGTATCTCTTGTGAaatcttgtttattttccttatttgtagtctgtgttttaatgtttttgagtGTATGTaaatatgtctattttttctGTCAAAGTAAGAAAATGTCTGTCTGTTTTGTATATACATGTAAAGGTAAATGTTGTTCCTGTTATGAATAAAATTATTACAAGCTTAATAAGTACTGTGAACCTTTTCATTCTGATAAATACCTTAATCTTACAAACAGCTAAATTAGGAAGCCGTAGTAGACTGCCTTTGTATGTGTGAGGACATTGAGTGTTTCATTATGTGTCTACTCTTCTGAGGAGCTTGTGAGATTCCCAGGCTCCACTGACCccaattttctccttatttgcaATATCTTGATAGTTGTAGAGCTGTGTCTTGAAATAGCATCTCAAGATGATTCAGTCCAAGGACACCATAGAACACACTTGGAGTATTATTGAAGTGTTAATCCATCCATCCCTGAAGCAGTTAAACTGTATGGGTTaaacagccacacacacacacacacacaaaaactactacaaagatgaaaataagaataaaatcttgTCTTTAACTGATTAGAGCATTTGTGCTACTAAAAGCCCAAGACAAGGACATTTCTTAAAATTCCAATTCTAAAGTTGAATATGTTTTAGTTTCGATTACAAATATGGAGAAATTATAAGAGCTTGAATGGAGACTAAAGGGCTTCTAAAGTTTCAAGGGTGGGCCTTACAGATCCTCTCAATAGGGCCTCAAAGAAGCTTAAGGGCTTTGCTCTTCCTCTCAGGCAGCAAAGTAGAGGATTTATCTCAAATGGATTTGTTAGGTGTGTCTTTTGTCTAATGAAGTAAAACCTCCAAtaaaagaatcatttttttttaaagcagctttattgaggtaatgTGCATAATTTGACGTTTTGACGTATATACACATGAAGCCATCACTATGTTAAGGTAATGGGCATAACCATCCTCCAATTTTTTCATGCCCATTTGTAATCCCTCCCATTAGTTCCCGGGCAATCCCTGacctttctgtcactgtagataaGCTTGCCTGTTCTGGAATTTTATGTACATAGAATCATAAAGTATGTACTCTGACTactttcacttaacattattttGAGAGTCATCCATTTTGTGTGCACCTGTAGTTCCATTCCTTCTGACTAAGCAGTATCCCCTTGGATATACaagtttgtttatacattcacttGTTGATAAACGTTTGGCTTTTTTTCTAGGTTTTTGTTACTAGAAATAAAGGTACTGTAAACATTGTGTGAGTCTTTGTAAGTggtgtgctttcatttctcttgggtacatacctagTAGTAGAATGGTTGGATTATATAGTAAGtatatgttttaactttttaacaaaataccaaagtgttttccagagtagctataccattttacattgtcAACAGCCATGTATGGGAGTTCCATTTACGTCACATTCTCAATACTTGAGttagtcagtctttttaattttagccattctaaaatTACGGTTTTAATTTAGATCTCCCTAATGGTTAAATGGATCATCCAtacattttctttggtgaagtgtctagtTAAATGATTAGATtttttacattgttttcttaCTGATATTTTAGAGTATGTATTCTGGATACGAGTGCTTTATCAGGATGTGTCTTGTCTCATTTTCTAAGCagtgtttttggaagagtttttatttttgatgaagtccaaattatCAATTTTCTGTCTTTCATGGATCTTGCATTTGCTGTTGTATCCAGGAAATCTGCATAGCCTAAGGACATACagatctttctcattttctcctagaagtttttttttttattgaggttatgaaaatttacaacattgtgaaatttcagttgcacattattatttttcagtcatcttataggcaaatcccttcaccctttgtggccaccccccacccccttccccttggtaaccactaatctgttccttTTGTCccctgtgtttatcttccacatgtgaatggaatcatacaaagtttgtctttttctgtctggcttatttcacttaacataataccctcatggtccatccatgttgttgtgaatgggacaatgtcattttttatggctgagtagtattccattgtatatatacaccgtATCTTCTTTGCCCAGTCttcaattgatgggcacttaggctgcttccacgtcttggctactgtgaataatgcttcaatgaacataggggtgcgtaaatctctttgaattgctgatatcaagttctttggatagatacccaacagtgggatgtctgggtcatatggtatttctgtttttaattttttgagaaatctccatactgttttccatagtggctgcaccagtttgcattcccaacagcagtctgtgaaggttcctttttctccacagcctctccaacatttgttatttttcttcttggttattgtagccattctaatgggtataaggtgatatcttagtgtagttttgatttgcatttttctgatgatcagtgatgatgagcatcttttcatgtgcctaggggccatccatatatcttctttggagaaatgtctgttcatatccgctgcccgttttttgatcaggttgtttgattttttttgttgagttgtgtgtgttctttatatattatggagattaaccgtttgttggatatatgatttgcaaatattttttccaagttggtgcgttgtcttttcatttcaatcctgttttcccttgcctggtagaagctctttagtctgatgaagtcccacttatttattctttctactgtttcccttgtccaagaagacacagtgtctgaaaagatccatttaagactgatgtcaggaagtatactgcctatattttcttctagaagttttatggtttcagatcttacctttaagtctttgatccattttgagtttatttttgtgaatcaCGTAAGAGAATGGCCTACTTTTATTtatatgtggctgtccaattttaacaacaacatttgttgaagagactttcctttctccattgtatgttctcagctcctttttcGAAGATAAGCTggccacagatgtgtggttttatttctgggctttcaattcctttccattgatctgtgtgcctgtttttgtaccagtaccatgctgttttgattactatggctttgtagtatattttgaagtcaggaattgtgatgcctccagctttgttctttattctcaggattgctttagcaattcagggtcttttgttgccacatatgaattttaggattctttgttctatttctgtgaagaatgtcattgggattctgattggaattgcattgaatctgtggattgatttagatagtatagacattttaactatgtttattcttccaattcatgtgcatggaatgtctttccatctctttatgtcatcatcaatttctttcagaaaagtcttgtcattttcattgtataggtctttcacttccttggttagatttattccaatatattttattcttttcgttgcaattgtgagtgggattgtgttcttgacttctctttctgttagtttgttattagaatatggaaatgcaactgatttatgtaagctgattttgtaccctgcaactttgctgtaattgttg includes the following:
- the FBXO5 gene encoding F-box only protein 5 isoform X1, with protein sequence MRGRQLHVRPGGCLPALRGSASGPPPASASFRSPRAAQKEEGGASRLGPASSASNWAWARALPPTAFPLERACERCVPLALAYLGTKFKDFKSTSWRLLELEHSVERAAGCSAAVAVPSPEEDPTSTGMSRRPCTCSPRPPSSSCCCSSSALTAAGHPRPSDSYKEESSALSVRMKCDFNCNCVHSGLKLVKPDDGGRAGSYTPAYWEGSCKDCIKDYETLSYLGSPIVSPRIVELEQTENKPLHNKENQHVQQSLNSSNEIEELETTGLYEDSGYSSFSQPSGLSEHEEGSLPLEENSSDSPQSCLLQTQNPDQYPNKHFLPALHFAKLVCSTLKKNAKRNPKIDREKLKEFISSGSFRLQNIIGRKMGLEYVDILSELFRRDLRHVLANILTQLNDMDLISVSKVSTTWKKILEDDKGAMQLYNKAIQRVSEKNIKFSPQASTREYAMFRTPLASVQKSAAQTLSKKDVQTKLPDPDYQKDSTYSRHNEFSEVAKTLKNNESLKACVRCNSPAKYDCYLQRATCKREGCGFDYCTRCLCNYHSTKDCSNAKPVKASHKMGPLPGTKKSKKNLRRL
- the FBXO5 gene encoding F-box only protein 5 isoform X2, whose product is MKCDFNCNCVHSGLKLVKPDDGGRAGSYTPAYWEGSCKDCIKDYETLSYLGSPIVSPRIVELEQTENKPLHNKENQHVQQSLNSSNEIEELETTGLYEDSGYSSFSQPSGLSEHEEGSLPLEENSSDSPQSCLLQTQNPDQYPNKHFLPALHFAKLVCSTLKKNAKRNPKIDREKLKEFISSGSFRLQNIIGRKMGLEYVDILSELFRRDLRHVLANILTQLNDMDLISVSKVSTTWKKILEDDKGAMQLYNKAIQRVSEKNIKFSPQASTREYAMFRTPLASVQKSAAQTLSKKDVQTKLPDPDYQKDSTYSRHNEFSEVAKTLKNNESLKACVRCNSPAKYDCYLQRATCKREGCGFDYCTRCLCNYHSTKDCSNAKPVKASHKMGPLPGTKKSKKNLRRL